One window of Choristoneura fumiferana chromosome 13, NRCan_CFum_1, whole genome shotgun sequence genomic DNA carries:
- the LOC141433981 gene encoding uncharacterized protein isoform X2 yields the protein MSGYPYGGNPPQYPPPQNQIYPQIYNPANAPPPGQPANYPAGQQPYPYQPGFSYPYQGQPGIAPSAPGLAQTAPPAAFSYAGYPTVTPQPGYGPAVEWVPSSPQTAASLSDRAVVAGYEGHDGSPLWAIRAHFQGDLIPGKLPIKHRCAYVPWGGKENAVNNIEVCCARPERIRWIESRNGSVPPNAVVAGNTSNGEPLYIGRAKHEGSLTPGKVHPSHKNMYISFAGKEIPHNTYEVLCTI from the exons ATGTCAGGAT aTCCATATGGCGGAAACCCTCCTCAGTATCCTCCTCCGCAGAACCAGATATACCCTCAGATATACAACCCAGCAAATGCACCACCTCCAGGTCAGCCAGCGAACTACCCTGCTGGGCAGCAACCCTACCCATATCAGCCGGGCTTTTCCTACCCCTACCAAGGACAGCCAGGGATTGCCCCATCAGCTCCAGGATTAGCACAGACTGCACCACCTGCAGCATTCTCGTATGCTGGATATCCAACGGTCACACCCCAACCTGGTTACGGAC CGGCCGTGGAGTGGGTCCCTTCTTCACCACAAACTGCGGCCAGCCTCAGTGACAGGGCTGTGGTGGCTGGCTATGAGGGCCATGACGGTAGTCCACTGTGGGCCATCCGTGCTCACTTCCAGGGTGACCTTATCCCTGGAAAACTGCCTATTAAGCATCGTTGTGCTTATGTTCCTTGGGGCGGCAAAGAAAATGCAGTGAATAATATTGAG GTATGCTGTGCCCGTCCGGAGCGAATCCGTTGGATCGAAAGCCGCAATGGCAGCGTCCCACCCAACGCGGTGGTCGCGGGAAACACGTCCAACGGGGAACCTTTATACATCGGACGCGCCAAGCACGAGGGATCGCTGACTCCGGGGAAG GTTCATCCGTCACACAAAAACATGTACATCTCGTTTGCTGGCAAAGAAATTCCACACAACACATATGAAGTGCTGTGCACtatttaa